A stretch of DNA from Streptomyces sp. NBC_01237:
ACTCGGGCGCAACGGCGCTCTACGCCGCCCACCGCCCGCAGCACCAGAACTACTACGGCACCGCCGTCATCACCGGCGGCACGGACGGGCACGGCAACAGCCTCCCGCTGACGACGGATCAGATCACCGCGATCGTGGAATTCCACTGCACCGTGGGCGACGCCAAGATCCCCAGCCAGCGCGACAACCGGGGAATCTGAAATGGCCGACAGGTACACACTCGGCGCAGCGGACATGGAATGCCGATACCCGGTCACCCTGACCGGGAATTACATCGGACTGGTATTCCGCTGGCACCGCGCGTGGTTCGCCATTCCCGCCGGAATTACCACTCCCGCCGGAATGCACATCGAAGTTCGTGTCTCTGCCGGAGCCATCGGCAAGGACACAGCGGCCCGGTACCTCTGCGACGAATTCGACGCCGGACGAATCGCACCCGGCCAGAAGGCCCCCGATGATTCCGTCCCGGAATCGGGACACGGCCCCGTGCCGCTGCTCCACCGCCGCATGGACAAGCCCCATAACCGCTCGGCCGCCCTGTGGGCCCGGTACCGCCTTTCTGTCCGTTCCTGGACCGCACTCGGCGGATATCCCGGAGCAGACAATCCGTGGCTCCTGCGCTGCGATCTCTGCGGCTGGATCGGAATCAAGTACTGGTCCCACCTGAGGCCCCGCAAGGGCAATCCCCCCTCCCGCTTCCG
This window harbors:
- a CDS encoding DUF3846 domain-containing protein — its product is MTDTQQSIPLALRLEADGRFMLIEWPAAGTLQVLYTAIGCQTITAVDISPQLTMWLDDTGVYSGAPVNSGATALYAAHRPQHQNYYGTAVITGGTDGHGNSLPLTTDQITAIVEFHCTVGDAKIPSQRDNRGI